A window from Cryptomeria japonica chromosome 1, Sugi_1.0, whole genome shotgun sequence encodes these proteins:
- the LOC131069121 gene encoding uncharacterized protein LOC131069121 isoform X1: protein MASSCLQKMQRAALTVFIMFVMVGSLIFCSAPVVVCILDVVLPYALLSSFRYCSCGFKVDWTTYNFGFSLVDIPFISLLRSMSILCVYSVFDAPSLSFGPYLWTALLCGIVSSMIIIVKACLFIVYSALEGPAAESRESHLKQSRGMLTILLLSLVLALGHIVVAYRIRCKVWRKMLLFHQLDPEVVACKTIFNGYTKAPQSTIAKANSGEKCFFHGNRGCPVML from the exons ATGGCTTCAAGTTGCTTGCAGAAGATGCAAAGAGCCGCTTTGACAGTGTTTATAATGTTTGTCATGGTGGGTTCTCTCATATTCTGCTCTGCTCCTGTTGTTGTCTGCATTTTGGACGTAGTGCTGCCATATGCTCTGCTATCAAGCTTCAGATACTGTTCCTGTGGTTTCAAGGTGGACTGGACTACATACAATTTTGGGTTTTCTCTCGTTGATATACCATTCATTTCCCTGCTTCGATCCATGTCCATTTTAT GTGTTTATTCTGTCTTTGATGCACCCAGCTTATCATTTGGACCTTACCTCTGGACAGCATTATTATGTGGGATTGTTTCAAGTATGATTATTATTGTCAAGGCCTGCTTGTTTATTGTTTACTCTGCATTAGAAGGCCCCGCTGCAGAGTCTCGAGAATCTCATTTGAAGCAATCAAGGGGTATGCTGACAATTCTTTTGTTGTCTCTGGTCTTAGCTCTTGGTCATATTGTGGTGGCATACAGGATAAGATGCAAAGTTTGGCGCAAAATGCTTCTTTTTCATCAGCTTGATCCAGAA GTTGTGGCATGCAAAACCATTTTCAATGGTTATACAAAAGCTCCTCAGAGTACAATCGCTAAAGCTAATTCTGGAGAGAAGTGCTTCTTTCATGGAAACAGAG GATGTCCGGTGATGCTTTGA
- the LOC131069121 gene encoding uncharacterized protein LOC131069121 isoform X2, whose translation MASSCLQKMQRAALTVFIMFVMVGSLIFCSAPVVVCILDVVLPYALLSSFRYCSCGFKVDWTTYNFGFSLVDIPFISLLRSMSILCVYSVFDAPSLSFGPYLWTALLCGIVSSMIIIVKACLFIVYSALEGPAAESRESHLKQSRGMLTILLLSLVLALGHIVVAYRIRCKVWRKMLLFHQLDPEVVACKTIFNGYTKAPQSTIAKANSGEKCFFHGNRG comes from the exons ATGGCTTCAAGTTGCTTGCAGAAGATGCAAAGAGCCGCTTTGACAGTGTTTATAATGTTTGTCATGGTGGGTTCTCTCATATTCTGCTCTGCTCCTGTTGTTGTCTGCATTTTGGACGTAGTGCTGCCATATGCTCTGCTATCAAGCTTCAGATACTGTTCCTGTGGTTTCAAGGTGGACTGGACTACATACAATTTTGGGTTTTCTCTCGTTGATATACCATTCATTTCCCTGCTTCGATCCATGTCCATTTTAT GTGTTTATTCTGTCTTTGATGCACCCAGCTTATCATTTGGACCTTACCTCTGGACAGCATTATTATGTGGGATTGTTTCAAGTATGATTATTATTGTCAAGGCCTGCTTGTTTATTGTTTACTCTGCATTAGAAGGCCCCGCTGCAGAGTCTCGAGAATCTCATTTGAAGCAATCAAGGGGTATGCTGACAATTCTTTTGTTGTCTCTGGTCTTAGCTCTTGGTCATATTGTGGTGGCATACAGGATAAGATGCAAAGTTTGGCGCAAAATGCTTCTTTTTCATCAGCTTGATCCAGAA GTTGTGGCATGCAAAACCATTTTCAATGGTTATACAAAAGCTCCTCAGAGTACAATCGCTAAAGCTAATTCTGGAGAGAAGTGCTTCTTTCATGGAAACAGAG GTTAA
- the LOC131069121 gene encoding uncharacterized protein LOC131069121 isoform X3: MASSCLQKMQRAALTVFIMFVMVGSLIFCSAPVVVCILDVVLPYALLSSFRYCSCGFKVDWTTYNFGFSLVDIPFISLLRSMSILCVYSVFDAPSLSFGPYLWTALLCGIVSTLGHIVVAYRIRCKVWRKMLLFHQLDPEVVACKTIFNGYTKAPQSTIAKANSGEKCFFHGNRGCPVML; encoded by the exons ATGGCTTCAAGTTGCTTGCAGAAGATGCAAAGAGCCGCTTTGACAGTGTTTATAATGTTTGTCATGGTGGGTTCTCTCATATTCTGCTCTGCTCCTGTTGTTGTCTGCATTTTGGACGTAGTGCTGCCATATGCTCTGCTATCAAGCTTCAGATACTGTTCCTGTGGTTTCAAGGTGGACTGGACTACATACAATTTTGGGTTTTCTCTCGTTGATATACCATTCATTTCCCTGCTTCGATCCATGTCCATTTTAT GTGTTTATTCTGTCTTTGATGCACCCAGCTTATCATTTGGACCTTACCTCTGGACAGCATTATTATGTGGGATTGTTTCAA CTCTTGGTCATATTGTGGTGGCATACAGGATAAGATGCAAAGTTTGGCGCAAAATGCTTCTTTTTCATCAGCTTGATCCAGAA GTTGTGGCATGCAAAACCATTTTCAATGGTTATACAAAAGCTCCTCAGAGTACAATCGCTAAAGCTAATTCTGGAGAGAAGTGCTTCTTTCATGGAAACAGAG GATGTCCGGTGATGCTTTGA
- the LOC131069121 gene encoding uncharacterized protein LOC131069121 isoform X4, which produces MASSCLQKMQRAALTVFIMFVMVGSLIFCSAPVVVCILDVVLPYALLSSFRYCSCGFKVDWTTYNFGFSLVDIPFISLLRSMSILSLGHIVVAYRIRCKVWRKMLLFHQLDPEVVACKTIFNGYTKAPQSTIAKANSGEKCFFHGNRGCPVML; this is translated from the exons ATGGCTTCAAGTTGCTTGCAGAAGATGCAAAGAGCCGCTTTGACAGTGTTTATAATGTTTGTCATGGTGGGTTCTCTCATATTCTGCTCTGCTCCTGTTGTTGTCTGCATTTTGGACGTAGTGCTGCCATATGCTCTGCTATCAAGCTTCAGATACTGTTCCTGTGGTTTCAAGGTGGACTGGACTACATACAATTTTGGGTTTTCTCTCGTTGATATACCATTCATTTCCCTGCTTCGATCCATGTCCATTTTAT CTCTTGGTCATATTGTGGTGGCATACAGGATAAGATGCAAAGTTTGGCGCAAAATGCTTCTTTTTCATCAGCTTGATCCAGAA GTTGTGGCATGCAAAACCATTTTCAATGGTTATACAAAAGCTCCTCAGAGTACAATCGCTAAAGCTAATTCTGGAGAGAAGTGCTTCTTTCATGGAAACAGAG GATGTCCGGTGATGCTTTGA